CCGAAGGCACAGCCGGACAGCAGAACGAGGGCAAGTGGTAGCTCCATAATCGACGCCGAAATACTGATCCACTCAGCGACGAATAATACCACTTATATAGTCACTAAAGTCAATTGAACATTTGCAAGTGTGAGCTTAAATGTATCATGttttagttgttttttttaaagcaaacCGCTTTTGCGCTTCGGGTTGACAGATTTTGACTTTAGACCGTACCCCCCTTGAGTCAGTTAAATGTAATATAAACCAAACCGGCAAGCATTCAGGCAGGTGAAGTGCGCTGTTATAGCCGGCGAATTTATTTTACGATTCCCTTTAATGAACCCCCATTTGAACTTGCACTGCGTCAGGTTCCAGGCAGCGTTCGGAAGCCATTGACATCGCCCAAATTCAATTTGTATCACTCCAATTCAATCTCCTCTAATCACGTTTTGCCTGtaattttttcgatatatgcAAATTGATCCGGCCTTCCAGCAAAATTCGATCATTAAGTCCTGTTCCAAGTGCCTCTGACACATTTCGAACGTGTTTAATTAATTGCTGAGAACTTGGCATCggggttttattttgttttttttttttcataatggGGTTAAGCTGTAGGCCCTGCAATATTTCCTCGTCAAAAACTTTTAATGTTGTGTCCCAGGAGTCGAAGTGCAACTAGATTATATTGTTTTGTTGAAGTTTAAAACACCAGCattgttttgaaaaatgtttcacgttttattttcaattatttgcaCTACTGTACTAAAGCAGatcttaattaaattacaattaaCTACAGAGTAACTACAGAGAGTAGGATAAGAGTACCAATTATCGACTTTAATTTGATCTCCATTCTGTCCGGTTCTAACAATATAATTGGACGCCATTAAGATCTTCATTAAAGTTAATCACATATAAGGCTTCGTACATATTTCTTGCCAATAATAGGTAATAATCGTAAGGTCAGGTTAAtataaatgtaatttaaatatttgtgttgTTAATATAATTTGTTTACCTACTCCTGGGCAAACAACTTGGCGTACGGATGCTTGGAAAACACGTCTTTCACAATTTCCATGAACTTGTCCCCAAATGCCTTTTCAATGGCTGCACCTGTTTCCTGATAGATGGCTTCCGAATTTTCGTTCAAAAATACATTCATGTTGTCTCCCAGGGCCTTGTCTCCGTTGAAAAGATTTCCAAAGTAGAAGTGTGCCGATTCCGGCTTGATGGAAAGTTTCAGATCATCGACGTCTAGGTAGGTTTCACCGTTTTTCTCCACCGCCTTGCCGGAGAATCTGATGATGGCTTTCATGTTGACTAGACAAATGTATATCTTATTCCACTGCTCATATGCTTACAAATTAACCTCCCTGACTTACCCAGCGTAATGTTACTTTGTCCAGTTCCACTTATTGGCAGGATAAGTACTTTGCCCTTGATTGTGTAGGGACCTATCATGGAGAACACTTTGGTAACGGCCTTGATTTCATGCACGGCGGTAGGATCCTTATCGAAACCCCTAAATAagtgaatttaaataaacattattctttTCAGATGAACACTCTCACGTTTAATCAGCCTTGTATCACTTACTTAACCTTGGTAAACGTTATATCTTTGATGCCGTACAATAAGTTATTCGTAAACTTTAGATTAATGGCTACTGGGCTTTTTTCTTCTCCTTGGCTTACGGTCATTGAGTCGATCTTTAGAGGTTCCAACTGCTTCAGATTCAGACTGGGATCCGCAGCAGAAGATCGCTCCTGGAACATCGTGTTCACCAGTTTTACGATACAGTCGCCATCGGCGTATTTGCAAGGCTTGGGATCATCGGCTGAGGAGAacgaaatatattttgtgtaaGTACTTTACCCGTAAATTTAATCCACTTGGGTTAATTCAAATGCTCACGAAACTCAGCCCTTATTGCCACGGAAAGACACAGCACGATAGCGAGGATAACTCCGGTCATTTTTGCACTATTCCGGTCAAATACTATTATTGACTACGCTCGACATGAATTTGGTTCAGTATTTATAGAGCTCCACAAATAAGATATAACTAAAGTCTACTGACCGCTTGAATCACTTTGGATGGAACCTGTTTCGGATGCACTTGTTGCAATTCAACTCAAATAGTATTAACTGCATCAATATAATCAAAGTAaagtaattttatttctagaCAGGTGAACGCAGTAATTATTTATGACAAGGCAGACAACTTGAAACTTAtaactatttgttttataaatgttttgaatcagtttttggttttaaaaaggTTCAAACCAAAAACACTTTTATAAGCTTACTTCTCATAAGATAaattagattttaaatattgcaTTTACAAATTTATAGTCAATATTGCCTTGTTTGTAGAAGAAGAAGggaggaaaatggaaaattttaattgttttatgTATTATCCATCTTAGAATTCTCAATATAATCCAAATTTATATTCCTATAACTAAAGGTACTTAACCATATAATCATGATATCAAATACATCTTCGAGTTTATGGTACTTGCTTGCGGTTCAAAAACTCATTGATCAAAACTGGTTTGGAGGACTGATCAAGTGACAGATCAATAATATTTAAGTACTGGTACTGGTTCAatgaaaaaccaataaaataaacatttcgATTAAGTGCCGCCCAAAGTGCAGCCCAAGTCTAGGGCCAGATCCAAATATAGCCGAAACTGTGGGccacaaaaaatcaaaatcataGTGACTGGCAGTATTTCAAAGAAGCGCACATGAAATTACTAGAACAGGTCCTAAAACTTAATTTAACTTCATAATGAAGTCTCTGCTTCTCCCTTACAGTCCAGCCTCCGAGGAGAACAAAAGCAACTTGTCTGACTTGCAGTTGATTGACTTGGGGGCTTGCGTGGAAGATTTTCATGCACGGTCCAAGGTCGACTGGGTGGCGGATTCGCGGAACTGGGATTGCAAGTTTACCGTTCGTTACTCTTGAACTTGCCAAGTGAATCTGAAAAAAGTGaagctgaaactgaaactgaggtCTCCAAGTATGACAGACAACCTCAAGAAACAACCTGTCAATAAATAATTAGTAATATGAGTGGATATAATCATATTTCAAAGActgatttatttaaagattgaaTATACAAAGTAGCACTATTACACATGAAATACTATTCAAATATAATTAGTTCATcgtaaattttattaaactacAACCACAAACCTAATGGTACTCCCTAATCGTAGGTTGAATCTTAAATAAAACTAGAATGCAAAGCGTAAAATCATCATGTTTACAATGTAACCTATTTTATTGGCGATACATTTTGCGCCTTTGTCAAACGGAGCCATCCTAATTGAGTTATCAGGCATTTGTTATGCAAATCGCCAATCCAAATGTTTAATCACGTGAGCTGCCTGCTGATTTCCGAATGCTTGCCAAAACCGAATCAAAATGCGATAGTTGTACGGAAATGTTCGACCTACGTTGATTAAACAATAGCCACAACCGGTTCTGTTCGAATCATGTTTGTTTATTCTACTTGTTTAATGCTTATCGAATAAGGAATGATATGTCAATGGCCGGAATGCAACGCTCTTCGTAGCGTTGGATTGAATGTGGGTGGGGAAATACTCGTACACTTAAAAGTATGGCTTATCGATACAGCGATTAGTCCTCCAGGAAGAGATCCTCGTAGGCGAAGCGCTTGAAGAGCTGCGTCAGCACACTCTTCATGATTTCGGCAATGGCCACGTGGATGGAGGGATGCAGCTCGCTCCAGACATCCACCCAGTTGTCGTTGAGGAACTGGTTGAGATTGGTGCCCAGGGCTTGGTCGCCATTGAAGAGGTTTGCCAACTTAATGTTCATCCTGCAaaggaaaacatttttttaatatatttttttttaatttcctttaGTACTCACTTTTGGGGTTCCACCAGCACCTTGAGCTTGTCCACGCTCAGGAAGGTGCGACCGTTGCGCTGCTGCGTTCCTGGCTTAAACTTCACGGAGAACTTTGGGTTGTGCAGGACAATCTCTGCATCGCCATCACCACGAATGGGCAGGATCAGGATCCGCCCATCGGCAACGTACTTGCCGCGAAGAACAATTTTCGGGAACGAGCCGTACATTTCAAACTTGCTGGTGGCAGGATCAGCTCCAAAGCCCctgtaaataattaaaataattaataagtcATATTTCCAACTAAGAATATATCTTTAATACATACACAGCTCTGTCGAACTTCACTCCTGACAGACCTTCCACGTTCACATCCTTAAAGTTCAACTTGAGATTGAGCGAGCCGGTGCGTCCATCGGATATGTCGAATCGCTTGACCAGGAAAGGTTCCACCTGGGGGAATCCTGCTGCCGGGTAACCAGTCCTGGCGTACTTGCTGATAAGCATGTGGGAGACGTTGATGATGCAGCTGGTGTCCCCCTTGTGGCAGCGAGGCAGTTCAGGAGCTGCAAGGATTGACGAACATGGTTAAGATCCCGTCAGCTAAGGAGATTAGGGACACTCACGAAAATTGGAGGCACCGCTGGTCAAGCCAGCGAGCAGGACCATGAAGCACAGCGGAAGGAGCAGCATAGCAGTAGTGTAGTTTGTGAATAACAGATACCGTGAAATCTGCGACGCGTTCGTTCTTCGAGTTTTTGGCGAACACCCGACCAAGTTCAATGGCAAACTGTAAATTGGCTCGGGACTACTACAGACGCCagcatttataaattttttagacCGCCGATCGGGTATCGACTGAGCTCCGAATCGGTATTGCCAGAATCGGATCGGCAGCCCAACCAGTACACTTAATAGTTTATTCATTCCTGACTTGTCTTGCCTGTCTGCCTGCCTGATTGGCtgctatttttattaattcttaTTTCTGTCGTTTTGTGCTTCTCATCATCATTATGATCATAGACCACCCTAGCCAGAAATCGCGGCTGAACAACaatgttattaattaatattattagcATGTGCCCGGTTTTCGCCAGTAAcattaacaataacaataaacaataacaacGGCAGAcgtacaaaaaaaatcaaaagtgattctataaattttaatgCTCGACCTGCCAACGAGTTTTTCGGCCACGACACTActctaaaatataatttttttacaatGCATTATTATTTGACTATTTCTACTTGTACTTTTTATAGATCTTTCGCGTTTTGTTCGCGCTTTTATAATGAAGtgcaaataataatttaacttATCATATAAGCTACATATATCTGTATGTAGAATGTTTGCTTTGAGATCAGCTTTTGAAGCTTAGAACTCTGGGGGATTTCCAAGCCGTGCGTCTTCAAAGTCCGATGTGTTAAATGATGGCAAGTGCAATGCAACAAAACCTGAATGTTTAACTGAAATTTTAGATCCTTTCCACCTTTCGGCTGCTCAAGGTGAAGAGTTAAGGAATTTCCGTTTTGTCGCCACATAATTGATCTGTCCA
The Drosophila bipectinata strain 14024-0381.07 chromosome 3R, DbipHiC1v2, whole genome shotgun sequence DNA segment above includes these coding regions:
- the to gene encoding protein takeout — protein: MTGVILAIVLCLSVAIRAEFPDDPKPCKYADGDCIVKLVNTMFQERSSAADPSLNLKQLEPLKIDSMTVSQGEEKSPVAINLKFTNNLLYGIKDITFTKVKGFDKDPTAVHEIKAVTKVFSMIGPYTIKGKVLILPISGTGQSNITLVNMKAIIRFSGKAVEKNGETYLDVDDLKLSIKPESAHFYFGNLFNGDKALGDNMNVFLNENSEAIYQETGAAIEKAFGDKFMEIVKDVFSKHPYAKLFAQE
- the Jhbp7 gene encoding protein takeout is translated as MLLLPLCFMVLLAGLTSGASNFPPELPRCHKGDTSCIINVSHMLISKYARTGYPAAGFPQVEPFLVKRFDISDGRTGSLNLKLNFKDVNVEGLSGVKFDRAVGFGADPATSKFEMYGSFPKIVLRGKYVADGRILILPIRGDGDAEIVLHNPKFSVKFKPGTQQRNGRTFLSVDKLKVLVEPQKMNIKLANLFNGDQALGTNLNQFLNDNWVDVWSELHPSIHVAIAEIMKSVLTQLFKRFAYEDLFLED